In one Suricata suricatta isolate VVHF042 chromosome 9, meerkat_22Aug2017_6uvM2_HiC, whole genome shotgun sequence genomic region, the following are encoded:
- the LOXL1 gene encoding lysyl oxidase homolog 1 isoform X1, giving the protein MGTGLLSAWMFDLPAYPGLPDLVPDPNYVQASTYVQRAHLYSLRCAAEEKCLASTAYTPEATDYDVRVLLRFPQRVKNQGTADFLPNRPRHTWEWHSCHQHYHSMDEFSHYDLLDAATGKKVAEGHKASFCLEDSTCDFGNLKRYACTSHTQGLSPGCYDTYNADIDCQWIDITDVQPGNYILKVHVNPKYIVLESDFTNNVVRCNIHYTGRYVSTTNCKIVHQTQLWLGPAHRLSRRNVVHANPKPSACGGAQALGC; this is encoded by the exons GTCTCCCTGACTTGGTCCCGGACCCCAACTATGTGCAAGCATCCACCTATGTCCAGAGAGCCCATCTATACTCCCTGCGCTGTGCTGCGGAGGAGAAGTGTCTGGCCAG CACAGCCTACACTCCTGAGGCCACTGACTATGACGTGCGGGTGCTACTCCGCTTCCCCCAGCGTGTGAAGAACCAGGGCACCGCGGACTTCCTCCCGAACCGGCCAAGGCACACCTGGGAGTGGCACAGCTGCCACCA ACATTACCACAGCATGGATGAGTTCAGCCATTATGACCTGCTGGATGCAGCCACAGGCAAGAAGGTAGCCGAGGGCCACAAGGCCAGCTTCTGCCTGGAGGACAGCACCTGTGACTTCGGCAACCTCAAGCGCTATGCGTGCACCTCTCACACACAG GGCCTGAGCCCAGGCTGCTATGACACTTACAACGCGGACATCGACTGCCAGTGGATTGACATAACCGATGTGCAGCCCGGGAACTACATCCTCAAG GTTCACGTGAACCCGAAGTATATTGTTTTGGAGTCTGACTTCACCAACAATGTGGTGAGATGCAATATCCACTATACAGGTCGCTATGTTTCTACAACAAACTGCAAAATTGTCCA TCAAACACAGCTGTGGTTGGGCCCAGCCCACAGGCTAAGCAGGAGGAACGTCGTCCATGCCAACCCCAAGCCGAGTGCCTGTGGTGGAGCTCAGGCCCTGGGGTGCTGA
- the LOXL1 gene encoding lysyl oxidase homolog 1 isoform X2 — protein MGTGLLSAWMFDLPAYPGLPDLVPDPNYVQASTYVQRAHLYSLRCAAEEKCLASTAYTPEATDYDVRVLLRFPQRVKNQGTADFLPNRPRHTWEWHSCHQHYHSMDEFSHYDLLDAATGKKVAEGHKASFCLEDSTCDFGNLKRYACTSHTQGLSPGCYDTYNADIDCQWIDITDVQPGNYILKVHVNPKYIVLESDFTNNVVRCNIHYTGRYVSTTNCKIVQS, from the exons GTCTCCCTGACTTGGTCCCGGACCCCAACTATGTGCAAGCATCCACCTATGTCCAGAGAGCCCATCTATACTCCCTGCGCTGTGCTGCGGAGGAGAAGTGTCTGGCCAG CACAGCCTACACTCCTGAGGCCACTGACTATGACGTGCGGGTGCTACTCCGCTTCCCCCAGCGTGTGAAGAACCAGGGCACCGCGGACTTCCTCCCGAACCGGCCAAGGCACACCTGGGAGTGGCACAGCTGCCACCA ACATTACCACAGCATGGATGAGTTCAGCCATTATGACCTGCTGGATGCAGCCACAGGCAAGAAGGTAGCCGAGGGCCACAAGGCCAGCTTCTGCCTGGAGGACAGCACCTGTGACTTCGGCAACCTCAAGCGCTATGCGTGCACCTCTCACACACAG GGCCTGAGCCCAGGCTGCTATGACACTTACAACGCGGACATCGACTGCCAGTGGATTGACATAACCGATGTGCAGCCCGGGAACTACATCCTCAAG GTTCACGTGAACCCGAAGTATATTGTTTTGGAGTCTGACTTCACCAACAATGTGGTGAGATGCAATATCCACTATACAGGTCGCTATGTTTCTACAACAAACTGCAAAATTGTCCA aTCCTGA